One part of the Sorangiineae bacterium MSr11954 genome encodes these proteins:
- a CDS encoding isoaspartyl peptidase/L-asparaginase: MSDGCRAAVDAALRVLESGGEPVDAAVAGVVVLEDDPRYNAGTGSRVRIDGVTVQMDAAVMTSAGRFGGVAAIEQVKNPVCVARAVLDTPHLLLAGDGATRFARTLGMPPYDPTTDDGRARARDLQKRLLARDPTLPAEWARFDWRRHWNFEHGLSQGASAGSAGGSGQVPADGKVPAGGKVDAGSDTVGVAVRAADGRFGVALSTGGTALTLRGRVGDVPIPGAGLFAGVHGAVAATGTGERIIDVGLARHVYDWLAAGIPAEQAAKRAVDLVGGKNGSIIVMSPTAMSAATESPMAWAARESGASTWLGPGS, from the coding sequence GTGTCCGATGGCTGCCGCGCCGCGGTGGATGCGGCCCTCCGCGTGCTCGAGTCGGGGGGCGAGCCGGTGGACGCCGCGGTGGCCGGCGTGGTCGTGCTCGAGGACGATCCCCGCTACAACGCGGGGACCGGATCGCGCGTTCGGATCGATGGGGTCACCGTGCAGATGGACGCGGCGGTGATGACGTCGGCCGGGCGCTTCGGTGGCGTGGCGGCCATCGAGCAGGTGAAAAATCCGGTGTGCGTGGCGCGGGCCGTGCTCGATACGCCGCACCTGCTCCTGGCCGGCGACGGCGCCACCCGCTTCGCGCGGACCCTGGGGATGCCGCCGTACGATCCGACCACCGACGACGGGCGCGCGCGGGCGCGCGATCTGCAAAAGCGGCTCTTGGCCCGCGATCCAACCTTGCCCGCCGAGTGGGCGCGCTTCGACTGGCGGCGGCATTGGAACTTCGAGCACGGCTTGTCCCAGGGCGCATCGGCGGGGAGCGCGGGCGGCAGCGGCCAGGTGCCCGCAGACGGCAAGGTGCCCGCAGGCGGCAAGGTGGACGCGGGAAGCGATACGGTGGGCGTCGCCGTTCGCGCGGCCGATGGGCGCTTTGGCGTGGCGCTGTCGACGGGGGGCACCGCGCTCACATTGCGCGGGCGGGTCGGTGATGTGCCGATCCCGGGCGCAGGGCTCTTCGCAGGTGTGCACGGCGCGGTCGCGGCCACGGGGACCGGGGAGCGCATCATCGACGTGGGGCTCGCGCGCCACGTTTACGACTGGCTCGCCGCCGGGATCCCCGCGGAGCAAGCGGCGAAGCGCGCGGTGGATCTCGTCGGCGGCAAGAATGGCAGCATCATCGTGATGAGCCCCACCGCCATGAGCGCCGCCACCGAGTCACCCATGGCGTGGGCCGCGCGCGAGTCCGGCGCGAGCACATGGCTCGGGCCGGGATCGTAA
- a CDS encoding TetR/AcrR family transcriptional regulator, with product MSKPEGLRERKKRKMRESIANAAARLFTRRGFETVTVAEVAREAEVSEQTVFNYFPTKEDLVFDRDLEIEEGLVRLVRELKPGGKPLAAIREYTLLFLDQLGEVPPENHGFLHLVSESPALQAHGREMRARHTASLAKALAERMQRPDSDTEVWTVAEILMVTQSSFMRSLVQHMLGGKDKKRALAAVRAEMDRVFELLGEGFSKYRVP from the coding sequence ATGTCCAAGCCGGAGGGCCTTCGAGAGCGCAAGAAGCGCAAAATGCGGGAATCCATCGCCAACGCGGCCGCGCGTTTGTTCACGCGACGGGGCTTCGAGACGGTCACGGTGGCCGAGGTGGCCCGGGAGGCCGAGGTGTCGGAGCAGACCGTGTTCAACTACTTTCCGACCAAGGAAGACCTCGTCTTCGACCGCGATCTCGAGATCGAAGAGGGTTTGGTGCGGCTGGTGCGCGAGCTCAAACCGGGCGGAAAGCCGCTCGCGGCCATCCGCGAGTACACTTTGCTCTTCCTCGACCAGCTCGGCGAGGTGCCCCCCGAGAACCACGGTTTCCTGCATCTCGTATCCGAGAGCCCGGCCCTGCAGGCCCACGGCCGGGAAATGCGGGCGCGGCACACGGCCTCGCTGGCCAAGGCGCTGGCGGAGCGCATGCAAAGGCCGGACAGCGATACCGAAGTATGGACCGTGGCGGAGATCCTGATGGTCACCCAATCGTCGTTCATGCGCTCCTTGGTGCAGCACATGCTCGGCGGCAAGGACAAGAAGCGCGCCCTCGCCGCCGTCCGCGCCGAGATGGATCGGGTCTTCGAGCTCCTCGGCGAAGGTTTCTCCAAGTACCGCGTCCCGTGA
- a CDS encoding LacI family transcriptional regulator yields the protein MNDVAAAAGVALKTVSRVVNDEPGVNPATAEKVRGAIEALGFRRNDGARTLRRGHTSSIGVIVRDLADPFYSTLTRAVEEVALTHGFLVFTGSCDESASRQRELALAFCARRVDGIIIVPVGDDQRYLEPEIHAGVAAVFVDRPATNIDADSVLVDNVGGVRKGIEHLLARGHRRIGYIGDAPEIFTAGERVRGYRETLTAAGHLIDPSLIAMASPSRQGIRAALERMLLSSPSPATALFTGNSRITVTVLRELAELEASGQGLERRPALVSFDDFDLADLLTPGVTVIAQDPARIGRTAAELLFRRMEGGNLSPVRRELPTRLIPRGSGEALP from the coding sequence ATGAATGATGTGGCGGCCGCCGCAGGCGTCGCGCTGAAAACGGTTTCCCGCGTGGTCAACGATGAGCCGGGGGTGAACCCGGCCACCGCCGAGAAGGTCCGCGGCGCGATTGAGGCGCTTGGTTTTCGCCGGAACGATGGCGCGCGCACCCTGCGTCGAGGTCACACATCGAGCATTGGCGTCATCGTTCGTGACCTCGCCGATCCGTTCTATTCGACCCTGACGCGCGCCGTCGAAGAGGTGGCGCTGACGCATGGCTTTCTGGTCTTCACCGGATCGTGCGATGAGAGCGCCTCGCGTCAGCGCGAGTTGGCGCTCGCCTTCTGCGCCCGCCGCGTCGATGGAATCATCATCGTCCCCGTGGGCGACGATCAGCGGTACCTCGAGCCCGAGATCCATGCGGGCGTCGCCGCCGTGTTCGTCGATCGCCCGGCCACCAACATCGACGCCGACTCCGTGCTGGTCGACAACGTGGGGGGCGTGCGCAAAGGGATCGAGCACCTGCTCGCCCGCGGCCATCGCCGCATCGGCTACATCGGCGATGCGCCCGAGATTTTTACGGCGGGCGAGCGCGTGCGCGGCTACCGCGAGACCCTGACGGCCGCGGGCCACCTCATCGATCCATCGCTCATCGCCATGGCCTCGCCGAGCCGGCAGGGCATTCGCGCGGCGCTCGAGCGGATGCTCCTCTCGAGCCCGTCCCCGGCGACCGCCCTGTTCACCGGCAACAGCCGGATCACCGTGACCGTGCTGCGCGAGCTCGCCGAGCTCGAGGCCAGCGGCCAGGGGCTCGAGCGCCGCCCCGCGCTCGTCAGCTTCGACGATTTCGACCTCGCCGATCTCCTCACCCCCGGCGTGACCGTCATCGCGCAGGACCCCGCGCGCATCGGGCGGACGGCCGCCGAGCTGCTCTTTCGCCGGATGGAGGGCGGCAACCTCTCGCCCGTGCGCCGCGAGCTCCCGACCCGCCTGATCCCGCGGGGCTCCGGCGAGGCTCTGCCTTGA
- a CDS encoding FAD-dependent monooxygenase, with protein sequence MADIRVPVLIVGGGVVGLSSSLFLTHHHVPHLLVERHPTTCIHPRARGVSGRTMELFRGLGLEDAIRRAGAELAKSNGFLMGKTLLGVLSGEGTAFRMPAPGATGGASPSPFGLAFAPSDASPTSAARCPQDRLEPVLLEAARARGGDLRFHMELVSFEQDASGVTAALLDRGTGETHTVRADYMIAADGAKSPIRNRLGVAMEGRGEISHQLNIYFQADLSELVKGREFSICTVDHPEVRGIFTSINNTDLWVFHAIYHPGLGEKPEDYPLERCVDLIRTALGIPDIAITIRSVLPWAATVSVAERFQHGRVFLAGDAAHLMPPWGGMGASTGIQDAHNLAWKLAAVLDGRAAPSLLSTYDVERRPVARLAAERSGNMGDRTGIVSPEKWAGSFKENFAPVGFRYHSAAVLAEADEKDERSEEDGTRAQPGEVACQELDGRPGTRAPHVWLEREGKRTSTLDLFGSSFVLLTGPDGASFCDAARAFGARSRVPLAAYTLGEGGDFRCEPSWTDAAGIEAGGAVLVRPDGFVAFRARGGVETPAHVLGDVLERILG encoded by the coding sequence ATGGCTGACATCCGGGTTCCCGTGTTGATCGTGGGCGGGGGCGTCGTTGGGCTTTCCTCGTCCTTGTTCCTCACCCACCACCACGTGCCGCATCTTCTGGTGGAGCGGCATCCGACCACCTGCATTCACCCGCGGGCGCGCGGCGTGAGCGGGCGCACCATGGAGCTCTTTCGAGGCCTGGGCCTCGAGGATGCCATCCGCCGCGCCGGCGCGGAGCTGGCGAAGAGCAACGGCTTTCTCATGGGCAAAACGCTGCTCGGCGTGCTCTCCGGCGAGGGGACGGCCTTTCGCATGCCGGCGCCTGGCGCGACGGGCGGAGCCTCCCCCTCCCCGTTCGGGCTCGCGTTCGCGCCGAGCGATGCGAGCCCCACGTCGGCCGCGCGCTGCCCCCAAGACCGGCTGGAGCCAGTGCTCCTCGAGGCCGCGCGCGCCCGCGGCGGCGATCTGCGGTTTCACATGGAGCTCGTGAGCTTCGAGCAAGACGCCTCGGGGGTGACCGCCGCCCTTTTGGACCGCGGCACGGGCGAGACGCACACCGTGCGGGCCGACTACATGATCGCGGCCGACGGCGCGAAGAGCCCCATCCGCAACCGGCTCGGGGTGGCGATGGAGGGACGGGGCGAGATATCGCACCAGCTCAATATCTACTTTCAGGCGGACTTGAGCGAGCTGGTGAAGGGGCGCGAGTTCAGCATTTGCACCGTCGATCACCCGGAGGTGCGCGGGATTTTCACCTCGATCAACAACACGGACCTTTGGGTCTTCCACGCGATTTACCATCCCGGCTTGGGGGAGAAGCCGGAGGATTATCCGCTCGAGCGCTGCGTCGATTTGATCCGCACCGCGCTCGGTATACCGGATATCGCCATCACCATCCGGAGCGTGCTGCCGTGGGCGGCCACCGTATCGGTGGCGGAGCGCTTTCAACATGGTCGCGTGTTTTTGGCGGGCGATGCGGCGCACCTCATGCCGCCTTGGGGAGGCATGGGGGCCAGCACCGGCATCCAAGACGCGCACAACCTCGCGTGGAAGCTCGCCGCCGTGCTCGATGGGCGCGCGGCGCCCTCGCTCTTGTCCACCTACGACGTCGAACGCCGCCCGGTCGCGCGCCTGGCCGCGGAGCGATCGGGGAACATGGGCGACCGCACCGGCATCGTGTCGCCGGAAAAATGGGCCGGCAGCTTCAAGGAGAACTTTGCGCCGGTTGGCTTTCGCTACCACTCGGCCGCCGTGCTCGCCGAGGCGGACGAGAAGGACGAAAGGAGCGAAGAGGACGGAACGCGAGCGCAACCCGGCGAGGTGGCTTGCCAGGAGCTCGACGGGCGCCCGGGGACGCGCGCGCCCCATGTCTGGCTCGAACGCGAGGGAAAGCGCACCTCGACCCTCGACCTGTTCGGGAGCTCGTTCGTGCTGCTCACCGGGCCGGACGGCGCGAGCTTTTGCGATGCGGCCCGCGCGTTCGGGGCGCGCTCGCGCGTGCCGCTCGCCGCCTACACCTTGGGCGAAGGCGGCGATTTTCGATGCGAGCCATCGTGGACGGACGCGGCGGGGATCGAGGCTGGCGGAGCCGTTTTGGTCCGACCCGATGGGTTCGTAGCGTTTCGAGCGCGCGGGGGCGTGGAGACGCCGGCCCATGTGCTCGGGGACGTGCTCGAACGGATCTTGGGGTGA
- a CDS encoding MOSC domain-containing protein yields the protein MRVVSLHVYPLKSGAGLAPDTVHVEPWGIAGDRRWMVVDAEGVFLSAREEPRLFHVRVTPEPGGALLLQGPHLDPLRVMPPAPAPVPVRVQRDVVTATPAGAEADAWLGQLLERTDVRLVWLDDPRRRPSDPKYSEPGDLVSLADGFPLLVTTLASLGRLNDWIAEGARERGEPPTESLPMQRFRPNMVIDPVPEPFAEDTWKRIRVGDMEFRVVKPCARCVMTTIHPETLAKGKEPLRTLARRHKWNGSAWFGMNLIPVREGELHLGDPVSVLE from the coding sequence TTGCGCGTCGTTTCGCTGCACGTTTATCCGCTCAAATCCGGCGCCGGGCTCGCCCCGGACACCGTCCACGTCGAGCCCTGGGGCATCGCCGGCGATCGGCGCTGGATGGTCGTCGACGCCGAGGGCGTCTTTCTCAGCGCCCGGGAAGAGCCGCGCCTCTTCCATGTGCGCGTGACCCCCGAGCCCGGGGGCGCGCTGCTTCTGCAGGGACCGCACCTCGATCCCCTCCGCGTGATGCCGCCCGCCCCGGCGCCGGTGCCCGTTCGCGTGCAGCGCGATGTGGTGACCGCGACCCCGGCGGGCGCCGAGGCCGATGCTTGGCTGGGCCAACTGCTCGAGCGCACCGATGTGCGCCTGGTTTGGCTGGACGATCCCCGGCGCCGCCCCAGCGATCCAAAGTACAGCGAGCCCGGGGATCTCGTGAGCCTGGCCGATGGCTTTCCGCTGCTGGTCACCACGCTCGCTTCGCTCGGGCGCTTGAACGACTGGATCGCCGAAGGCGCACGCGAGCGCGGCGAGCCGCCGACGGAGTCGCTCCCGATGCAGCGATTTCGTCCCAACATGGTCATCGACCCCGTTCCCGAGCCGTTTGCGGAGGACACCTGGAAACGCATCCGCGTGGGGGACATGGAGTTTCGCGTGGTCAAGCCGTGCGCGCGATGCGTCATGACGACCATTCACCCCGAGACCCTCGCCAAAGGCAAAGAGCCGCTTCGCACCTTGGCGCGCCGTCACAAATGGAACGGATCAGCTTGGTTTGGAATGAACCTCATACCCGTTCGCGAAGGCGAATTGCACCTGGGCGATCCCGTCTCCGTATTGGAGTAA
- a CDS encoding zinc-dependent alcohol dehydrogenase family protein → MTTTNRIIRFHEFGEPADVLRLEEDETPAGPLGAREVRVHLTSCAIHPSDLMNIRGRYGLVQPTLPRIPGTDAAGRIVEVGAEVSDLRPGDRVILLLGATRGEGTWREQVRVPAAAVVKMPDNLPEANAGSVWVNYLSVWIMVQELLAVPPGGLVLQTAAGSQLGRAMMEFARLRNFRLINAVRRREQVEELEALNGGPVLCTEDDDFVARVRELAGEGGLRYAIDAVAGATGAKLVEAMGVGGQIVLFGALERGPLPLPVGAVLFKEIAIRGFWLRRWTELAGPARHRALVDDILRHIAQGDIVPALDTAFPFAAFRDAVRRAETPGRKGAVVLVDGDSPIDSK, encoded by the coding sequence ATGACGACGACGAATCGGATCATCCGCTTCCATGAATTCGGCGAGCCTGCCGACGTGCTCCGGCTCGAGGAGGACGAAACGCCGGCGGGGCCGCTCGGCGCGCGGGAGGTCCGCGTGCACCTCACGTCGTGCGCGATCCATCCTTCGGATTTGATGAACATCCGCGGCCGCTATGGGCTGGTGCAGCCCACCTTGCCGCGCATCCCGGGGACCGACGCGGCGGGGCGGATCGTGGAGGTCGGGGCGGAGGTGTCCGATTTGCGGCCGGGCGATCGGGTGATTTTGCTCCTCGGCGCTACCCGTGGCGAGGGAACGTGGCGCGAGCAGGTGCGCGTGCCGGCGGCGGCCGTCGTCAAGATGCCAGACAACCTCCCCGAGGCCAACGCGGGCTCCGTATGGGTCAACTACTTGAGCGTCTGGATCATGGTGCAGGAGCTCCTCGCGGTCCCGCCGGGCGGGCTCGTTCTGCAAACGGCGGCCGGCTCCCAGCTGGGACGCGCCATGATGGAATTCGCGCGCCTGCGCAATTTCCGGCTCATCAACGCGGTCCGGCGCCGGGAGCAAGTGGAGGAGCTCGAAGCGTTGAACGGCGGTCCGGTGCTCTGCACGGAGGACGACGATTTCGTGGCGCGGGTGCGTGAGCTCGCGGGCGAGGGCGGTCTTCGCTACGCCATCGACGCCGTGGCCGGGGCCACGGGGGCCAAGCTCGTCGAGGCCATGGGCGTGGGCGGCCAGATCGTTCTCTTTGGCGCCCTCGAACGCGGCCCGCTGCCGCTCCCCGTGGGCGCGGTGCTCTTCAAAGAGATCGCGATTCGCGGCTTCTGGCTACGCCGGTGGACCGAACTGGCGGGGCCCGCGCGGCACCGTGCATTGGTCGATGACATCCTGCGCCACATCGCCCAAGGCGATATCGTCCCCGCCCTCGATACGGCCTTTCCGTTTGCTGCGTTCCGCGACGCCGTCCGCCGCGCCGAGACACCCGGCCGCAAGGGCGCGGTGGTGCTCGTCGACGGCGATTCGCCAATCGATTCGAAGTAA
- a CDS encoding DUF3459 domain-containing protein, with protein sequence MSSPSNAATAHWWQRGVVYQVYPRSFLDTNGDGIGDLRGLIARLPYLAWLGVDVVWVSPFYPSPMADFGYDVKNYTDVDPIFGDLGTFDELVATAKSHGIRIIVDFVPNHTSHEHPWFLAARTARTSDKRDFYVWADARPDGSPPNNWVSVFGGSAWQWDEATGQYYLHTFLPEQPDLNWRNPEVVAAMHEVMRFWLDRGVGGFRVDAPLPMMKDPAMRDNPPNPGRPTFHRPFGDYDTLIPLHNQGHPDIHGIFRGFRQVLEAYGREDPRVAIGEIYEFDWSAWASYYGVDLDELHMPFNFGLLGIAWKASAAARLVADIEASLPTGAWPNYVLGNHDEPRIASRLGSEARARVAMMLLLTLRGTPTLYYGDELGMPNVPIAPENARDPFEHRVPGLGVGRDPERTPMLWDASPNAGFCAPSATPWLPVGDAYTQRNVETLRADPRSILTLTRTLLILRRQIAALSGGTYRALVEGDDDGFVYLREAAGRRYLVALNFADTERTLTLTGVAEGTLLVSTYLDGGESLGDGGGSSAPRDLRTLRLRPDEGCIFELA encoded by the coding sequence ATGTCGTCTCCCTCGAATGCCGCTACCGCGCATTGGTGGCAGCGCGGTGTCGTCTACCAAGTTTACCCGCGGAGCTTTCTCGACACGAACGGCGATGGCATCGGAGATTTGCGCGGCCTGATCGCGCGGCTCCCTTATCTTGCGTGGCTGGGGGTCGATGTGGTGTGGGTATCCCCATTTTACCCATCGCCCATGGCCGACTTCGGTTACGACGTCAAAAACTACACGGACGTCGATCCCATCTTCGGCGATCTCGGCACCTTCGACGAGCTGGTCGCGACCGCCAAAAGCCACGGCATTCGGATCATCGTCGACTTCGTGCCCAACCACACGTCGCACGAACATCCATGGTTCCTCGCGGCGCGTACTGCGCGCACCAGCGACAAGCGCGATTTCTACGTTTGGGCCGATGCGCGCCCCGATGGCTCGCCCCCCAACAACTGGGTCAGCGTGTTTGGCGGCTCCGCTTGGCAATGGGACGAGGCCACCGGGCAATACTACCTTCACACCTTCTTGCCGGAGCAGCCCGATCTCAATTGGCGCAACCCCGAGGTCGTCGCCGCCATGCACGAGGTGATGCGCTTCTGGCTCGACCGCGGCGTGGGCGGCTTTCGCGTCGACGCGCCGCTGCCGATGATGAAAGACCCTGCGATGCGGGACAACCCGCCCAACCCCGGGCGCCCCACATTTCACCGTCCGTTCGGCGACTACGACACGCTCATCCCGCTGCACAACCAGGGGCACCCCGACATTCACGGGATCTTTCGCGGCTTCCGCCAGGTGCTGGAGGCGTACGGCCGCGAGGATCCGAGGGTGGCCATCGGTGAGATCTACGAGTTCGATTGGTCGGCGTGGGCGTCCTATTACGGTGTGGACCTCGACGAGCTGCACATGCCGTTCAACTTTGGCCTCCTCGGCATTGCATGGAAGGCCAGCGCGGCGGCCCGTCTGGTGGCGGACATCGAGGCAAGCCTCCCCACCGGCGCATGGCCCAACTACGTGCTCGGCAACCACGACGAGCCGCGCATCGCGAGCCGCCTTGGCTCCGAGGCGCGTGCGCGGGTGGCCATGATGCTGCTGCTCACCCTGCGCGGTACGCCGACCCTTTACTATGGCGACGAGCTGGGCATGCCCAATGTCCCCATCGCGCCCGAGAACGCGCGCGATCCCTTCGAGCACCGCGTCCCCGGCCTCGGCGTGGGCCGCGATCCCGAGCGCACCCCCATGCTCTGGGATGCCTCGCCCAACGCGGGATTCTGCGCGCCCTCGGCCACGCCTTGGCTTCCGGTGGGCGACGCCTACACGCAACGCAACGTGGAGACGCTCCGCGCCGATCCGCGGAGCATCCTGACCTTGACCCGCACCTTGCTCATCTTGCGCCGCCAGATCGCCGCGCTCTCGGGGGGCACGTACCGCGCGCTCGTGGAGGGCGACGACGACGGCTTCGTCTACCTGCGCGAGGCGGCAGGCCGCCGTTACCTGGTCGCCCTGAACTTCGCCGACACGGAGCGCACGCTCACGTTGACGGGCGTCGCGGAGGGGACGTTGCTCGTCTCCACGTACCTCGACGGGGGCGAGAGCCTGGGTGACGGAGGTGGTTCGAGCGCGCCGCGCGATCTGCGCACCCTTCGCCTGCGCCCCGACGAGGGCTGCATCTTCGAGCTCGCGTGA
- a CDS encoding tetratricopeptide repeat protein produces MKRTAMAAVTFWLASVAAGGCGGTLARRPFTCPEKGGAAWSEVKSTHFTLRTDLEPEVARHVSAELETRFSALADLGFEPPLDVRTRLDIVYFRHREEYEKVAPKATAGVFGREGGDFERGHIAILQGDFTQRAKELVQHELTHFFVHAYYPQAPIWLNEGLADYYESLDLDGEMAVLGRAPRSSRFWKGPWSAKLVDGEYTWMIPMSEAPTARALLSMDAVAFEGASNRDVSTPEGLKAVQQMSAHYAGAWTLVHLLMAHPDYRTPFEDYRQRLLKGESSEQAWAETLGKVPEGKLEKDYTDALVPSEVITYRTKYTPARRAAEATRTLSDADVHMLWARLRDWRTPDGLAAARSDMNEARAHEPHHPELAILTAYMENDRGNVAAAEATLKAALAERPNDPRLLNAMGWIELNAIGQKTRPPAALTPVAEKLEPLAKTAAELDLLGWTHLLVHDDVDRALAYEKRAIAADPSCYPCFSAASIMLDQKGRLREALQTATLALHLLPDGASAPALVGRIESYRRRLSEKGDAASRSSPPKP; encoded by the coding sequence ATGAAACGAACCGCGATGGCCGCCGTCACCTTTTGGCTTGCTTCCGTGGCGGCCGGCGGATGCGGGGGGACGCTCGCCCGAAGGCCGTTCACCTGCCCGGAAAAGGGCGGCGCGGCCTGGAGCGAGGTAAAAAGCACGCACTTCACCCTTCGAACCGATCTGGAGCCCGAGGTCGCACGCCATGTTTCGGCGGAGCTGGAGACCCGCTTTTCGGCCCTCGCCGATCTCGGGTTCGAGCCCCCGCTCGATGTGCGAACGCGGCTGGACATCGTGTATTTCCGGCACCGCGAGGAGTACGAGAAGGTCGCGCCCAAAGCGACCGCGGGCGTGTTCGGGCGCGAGGGCGGCGACTTCGAGCGCGGCCATATCGCCATCCTGCAAGGGGATTTCACCCAACGCGCCAAGGAGCTGGTGCAGCACGAGCTGACCCACTTCTTCGTGCACGCGTACTATCCGCAGGCCCCCATCTGGCTCAACGAGGGCCTGGCCGACTACTACGAATCGCTGGACTTGGATGGCGAGATGGCCGTCCTCGGGCGCGCGCCGCGGAGCTCTCGGTTTTGGAAGGGGCCGTGGAGCGCAAAGCTCGTCGACGGCGAGTACACGTGGATGATCCCCATGAGCGAGGCCCCCACCGCCCGCGCGCTCTTGTCCATGGATGCCGTGGCGTTCGAGGGAGCCTCCAATCGCGATGTGAGCACGCCCGAAGGGCTCAAGGCCGTTCAGCAAATGAGCGCGCACTACGCGGGCGCGTGGACCCTGGTGCACCTCTTGATGGCCCACCCCGACTACCGCACGCCCTTCGAGGATTACCGCCAGCGTCTGCTCAAGGGCGAATCGAGCGAGCAAGCGTGGGCCGAGACCTTGGGAAAGGTGCCCGAGGGCAAGCTGGAAAAGGACTACACCGACGCGCTCGTGCCGAGCGAGGTGATCACGTACCGAACGAAGTACACGCCGGCACGCAGGGCCGCCGAGGCCACCCGCACGCTCTCCGACGCCGACGTGCACATGCTCTGGGCGCGGCTTCGCGACTGGCGAACACCGGACGGGCTCGCGGCGGCGCGCAGCGATATGAACGAGGCGCGCGCGCACGAGCCGCATCATCCGGAGCTCGCCATCCTGACCGCGTACATGGAAAACGATCGCGGCAATGTCGCCGCGGCGGAGGCCACGTTGAAGGCTGCACTGGCGGAGCGGCCCAACGATCCTCGGCTGCTCAACGCCATGGGGTGGATCGAGCTGAACGCCATCGGGCAGAAGACGCGACCGCCGGCGGCGCTCACGCCCGTGGCCGAGAAGCTCGAGCCCTTGGCCAAGACCGCGGCGGAGCTCGATCTACTGGGCTGGACGCATCTTCTGGTGCACGACGACGTGGATCGGGCGCTCGCGTACGAGAAGCGCGCGATCGCGGCGGATCCGAGCTGCTACCCGTGCTTTTCGGCGGCGTCGATCATGCTCGATCAGAAAGGCCGGCTTCGCGAGGCGCTGCAGACGGCGACCCTCGCGCTCCACTTGCTTCCCGATGGCGCGAGCGCCCCGGCGCTGGTCGGCCGGATCGAGTCCTACCGGCGCCGGCTCAGCGAGAAAGGCGACGCGGCGTCTCGTTCGAGCCCGCCCAAACCATGA
- a CDS encoding AraC family transcriptional regulator: MMVTRDPSPQLRPFVKAMWATDGRPPGGGPESEPRPSPVPRRERVLPSGTMHVVFRLSDDPLRLFEDENDPVGHVVGHCIVGGARSAYYVRDISRPARSIGVQFHPGVAERLLGVPAGELMEHHTPLEDVWGRAAPEIRERLELAGSPERSLALLDTILSERLGVVRARGPHPLVTRALALFEATTDVRRVVDASGYSHRQFIARFRDAIGLTPKIYCRILRFQRALGSVLQGGSASRGSWASWADLAMAAGYADQAHFNREFRAFSGITPGRYRDLAPPWSHHVPIPSAAEPSPIRR, from the coding sequence ATGATGGTCACCCGCGATCCGAGTCCGCAACTTCGCCCCTTCGTCAAAGCGATGTGGGCGACCGACGGCCGTCCCCCCGGGGGAGGACCCGAATCCGAACCCCGGCCCAGCCCCGTCCCGCGCCGCGAGCGCGTCTTGCCCAGCGGCACGATGCACGTGGTCTTTCGCCTCTCGGACGATCCGCTCCGCCTCTTCGAGGACGAGAACGATCCCGTCGGCCATGTGGTGGGGCACTGCATCGTCGGCGGAGCGCGCTCCGCGTATTACGTGCGCGACATCTCGAGGCCCGCGCGCAGCATCGGCGTGCAGTTCCATCCGGGCGTGGCCGAGCGATTGCTGGGCGTGCCTGCGGGCGAGCTCATGGAGCACCACACGCCGCTGGAGGACGTGTGGGGCCGCGCCGCCCCCGAGATCCGCGAACGCCTCGAGCTGGCGGGCTCGCCGGAGCGGAGCCTCGCGCTTCTCGACACCATCCTCTCCGAGCGCCTCGGGGTCGTCCGCGCACGCGGGCCGCATCCCCTGGTGACGAGGGCGCTCGCGCTCTTCGAGGCCACCACCGACGTGCGCCGCGTGGTCGACGCCAGTGGCTACAGCCATCGCCAATTCATCGCCCGTTTCCGCGACGCCATCGGCCTGACCCCCAAAATCTACTGCCGCATCCTGCGCTTCCAGCGCGCGCTCGGCAGCGTCCTCCAAGGCGGGTCAGCCTCGCGGGGGTCGTGGGCCTCGTGGGCCGACTTGGCGATGGCCGCCGGCTACGCCGACCAAGCACACTTCAACCGGGAGTTCCGCGCGTTCTCCGGCATCACCCCAGGCCGCTACCGCGATCTCGCCCCGCCGTGGTCGCATCACGTCCCGATCCCCTCGGCCGCCGAGCCCTCGCCGATCCGGCGGTAG
- a CDS encoding VOC family protein: protein MSVHELFAYLRVRNAAKAIAFYEAAFGGKELFRLTEPSGRVGHAEIDFNGHVLMVSDEFPEFACMGPETIGATTVTLHLHVDNADQVIERAISAGATLVRPPTDAFYGERSGVVRDPFGHEWNIGHSIEKVTPDEMQRRYTAMLTKS from the coding sequence ATGTCCGTCCACGAGCTGTTCGCTTACCTCCGCGTCCGCAACGCCGCCAAGGCCATTGCCTTCTACGAAGCTGCTTTCGGCGGCAAAGAGCTATTCCGCCTCACCGAGCCGAGCGGCCGCGTAGGTCACGCCGAAATCGACTTCAACGGCCACGTGCTCATGGTCTCCGACGAGTTCCCCGAGTTCGCCTGCATGGGCCCCGAAACGATCGGCGCCACCACCGTGACCCTCCACCTCCACGTCGACAACGCCGACCAAGTCATCGAACGCGCCATCTCCGCCGGCGCAACCCTCGTCCGTCCCCCCACCGACGCCTTCTACGGCGAACGCTCGGGCGTCGTCCGCGATCCCTTCGGCCACGAGTGGAACATCGGCCACTCCATCGAAAAGGTCACCCCCGACGAAATGCAACGCCGCTACACCGCCATGCTGACCAAATCCTGA